A window from Sphingobacterium hotanense encodes these proteins:
- the idi gene encoding isopentenyl-diphosphate Delta-isomerase yields the protein MMMKEEYVILVDEQDNAIGEMEKQAAHEENKKHRAFSVFLLDEQGRILLQKRAAGKYHSPNLWTNACCGHPRPDETTIDAAKRRTFEELGIQVEIEELFTLSYAEQLENGLWENEYDHVFVGKYTDPIERFNPDEVRAIKYVAAYELLDDLKLHPEQYTFWFKKIMPKLLPYLEKVD from the coding sequence ATGATGATGAAGGAAGAATACGTGATATTAGTCGACGAACAAGACAATGCTATTGGAGAAATGGAGAAACAGGCAGCACACGAAGAAAATAAAAAACATCGTGCATTCTCTGTTTTTCTACTAGACGAACAAGGAAGAATATTATTGCAAAAACGTGCGGCCGGAAAATACCATAGTCCAAACCTTTGGACAAATGCATGCTGTGGTCATCCGCGTCCCGATGAAACCACAATAGATGCGGCTAAACGTAGAACTTTCGAGGAATTGGGAATTCAAGTAGAGATTGAAGAGTTGTTTACCTTGTCCTATGCAGAGCAATTAGAAAATGGCTTGTGGGAGAACGAATATGACCATGTATTTGTAGGAAAATATACCGATCCGATAGAACGTTTCAATCCTGACGAAGTGCGGGCGATCAAATATGTAGCCGCTTATGAATTATTAGATGATTTAAAGTTGCATCCCGAGCAATATACATTTTGGTTCAAGAAGATAATGCCGAAACTCTTACCTTATCTTGAAAAAGTAGATTAA